The Nerophis lumbriciformis linkage group LG09, RoL_Nlum_v2.1, whole genome shotgun sequence nucleotide sequence GCCGGGACGGATTCCTTGTTAATCCAGAAGGAGACTTGTGCCAAGATGACCGTCATGATACAGGGAATGTAGGTCTGGATGAGGAAAAATCCCATTTTCCTTTGGAGATGGAAATGGACGGTCATGATGACGTATTCCCCTGAGAGAGAATGCATCAGTTGTTTCTGCTGAACATATTCATGGATTGATGCAACATGTTTGATTAGCCTCTTAAACTCCGGGTTGAAGACTTACCCAAAATAAGTACAATCTCTACATGGCTGCAATTGGAATCAATTAACAAGGGGTTTCCCAATCcattattgatatcagatataggTTCGATATAAGCAAAGAAAGCAAGTATCGGATTGtattggcttgcatctaaaatctctcaCATAAGCGctccgatacaaacagtcctgcagcgtgtttacccaTTAACAtcgaaatgtcctccaataagcacacaaagtttgttttttttaattgtactttagtgaagtcatttacaaaaggtaggttataagctactaggagctagcagctacacaacagctaagcacacaatagcacacaagctagacatacgtaataagtgtccttaacggAACAATATTGGAGtctaaaacacatttgtcaatattaacaagtatcaaataatcatacttgcatattacttacagatgcaaagtctccaaggcagaagtgtgtttgaaagtatctagtaacaaaaACTTGTCTGCATTATTCAACCTGACCTATTATGTTCATAATCTTAATTTAATGACATATTGTGGccccaaggtaaaaaaataaaaaatttaaagacTTAAAGATAGTGTAAGTCCTTTTCAGATgcttaataaaaaaaagtttgtgtttttttatacaaaaaatgtatacagATGTTTTTCTGAGGATTTAGCACCCATTCATACCTCTGAGGGTTGAGCGTGTTTGTTTGGACTTCTGTCTCGTTTGACTAATTTTACTTGAACAAGCCTGTTCTAGCATGCCacacaacaaaacaataaaagtatGTACATATTCCGATATCTGTATTGTATCTGTagtggaaaaagttgtatcgtGACGTTCCAAAAAATAACAGTGCATGTGAAAGTTGACTGGGTAAGTGTACCTTTGGATGTAGTTGTCCCAAGTCTGTCGCATTAGTCTTAAGTTTTATGAAATAATTCATTATATACACTGATCTCGGACTGTTCGCTTGTTTACATATTGGTTTAAATACAGAGATCCTGCAAAAATGCTGCCTAgaagccacatatatatatatatatatatatatatatatatatatatatatatatatatatatatatattcatatatgatGCTGTTTCATGAGCTCTTTTCATACAGAGATCCTGCAAAAATGCTGCCTAgaagccacatatatatatatgtatatatatatatatatatatatatatatatatatatatatatatatatatatatatatatatatatatatatatatatatatatatatgtgtgcatatatattaaaaatatatatatatatatatacatatatatatatgtgtatattaaaaTGCTGCCTAgaagccacatatatatatatatatatatatatatatatatatatatatatatatatatatatatatatatatatgtggcttcTAGGCAGcatttttatatacacatatatatatatgtatatatatatatatttatatatatatatatatatacatacacatatatatatatatatatatatacatatatatatatatatattacatatatatatatatatttatatattacatacacatatatatatatatatatatatatatatatatatatatatatatatatatatatatatatatatatatatatatatatatatgtggcttcTAGGCAGCATTTTTGCAGGATCTCTGTATGAAAAGAGCTCATGAAACAGCatcatatatgaatatatatatatatatatatatatatatatatatatatatatatatatatatatatatatgtggcttcTAGGCAGCTATTTTGCAGGATCGCtgtataaacccgcatcagcaattaaaacatatattatgtggtactgtcaaaattaaaattgcaaaaaacatgttaaacgtgaaaaaataaagaaataaaatatctgatctCACATTTCATTGCCGGGACAACTGAGCGAgcttcgtctcacaagatgtagtttctctttaaatatccttgcaaaaatggccttgcaaatatatgtgttgtcttgtctaatcataaaagatgcagacgaggcgtgttggctgagttcttaaagtttactcaacAGCGTGCTCATTAAAAACATCCAGTTGCCGGCTTGTTTACATTAAACAACCTAAACAGGCCTACtgtgcatgctcttcactactgtggcatgctgggtaatggagtttgaGGGTTACCTAGCTCaaaacatcactatatatctgccttaggtcaGCTCGAAGGACTTACTGACAAcgtttgtgatctgattggctatcgcaactgtctgtcaaatgattGTGTCCGTTCAcgtacagtgcacggacgccagcattgttgattctgaaggcctccggcagatatcgcacagcatggcaacataagctagatgaattatgattggataaaaactctacaacctaaaaacaacagtgctGGAAAGAgcttaatatgacatgaagagaaaatgaatacttttagatatttagggaaggtaaattaaaaaatacttttatctttaattatgatcatgatttttggttatgttaggccagcagagaaggccttgctggccctgattgCACACCactggtatgtatatataaatatatatatatatatatatatatatatatatatatatatatgtatgtgtggggaaaaaaaatcacaagactacttcatctctacaggcctgtttcatgagggggttccctcaatcatcaggagatgatcctgatgattgagggaacccccctcatgaaacaggcctgtagagatgaagtagtcttgtgattttttttcccacacatacatatattgcgctctactacggtatcgagcactattttttggataaccttattaagatatatatatatatatatatatatatatatatatatatatatatatatatatatatatatatatatatatatatatatatatatatatatatatatatatatatatatatgtgtgtgtgtatatgtgtgtatatgtatatatatatatattatatgtgtgtgaataATGTACTCCCTGCCAAAAAGTGAGAATTGTTTTTAACACAACAGGGTAGCAGTATTCAGTATTGTCCTGTCCTGGCATTGTTGAATTACCCTTTCACACATACAGCAACTTTTCACAGGGTTCCATACACTTTTTTGGCGCTGTTTATCACAAAAAAAGAGAACAATGTAGATTGAAGGGGGATATAGACCTTATAACTGCAGTTCTGACAGTCCTCAATACAGAGTTTGTCTTATACAGTCACTTCCTGTAGGTGTAACAGTAGTAGCAGTAAGAGTAGGAGTCGTGGGACATGTTGGTACCTTTCATGCATTTACATTGGTTTGGACATAAGTCACCCTAAGATTTGTACAATGGAGAGCTCCAGCGGTAGAACTTGTATAAAGTAGTGCCTTAAAACTTCCCTAGAAAGACCTAACCTTACAATCCTAACCCTTTAATAGTGACTGCTTGTCATTGAGGACCTGAGCTCACCTGTGTTAGACTTCAGCCTTTCGCTGGACACTCTTTGCCCAATGAGGTCATATTGCAAGAGACTGGAAGACTCTTGAGGGACCTCAACGGAAGACAGAGGACCTTTCTTCCACGTGTACATGATCTCGCTGACAGGGTAGGCATCTGCGGAGAATGAATGCCACAGACTATTAAGCCTTGGACAGCGATTGATTTAAGCGCTTTTAAAGTAGAAGCATGATATTTCTACTGAAATCTGAAAGACTGGATGTGAATTACATTCTTTGCTAATGAAAAACTTCCTGACTGATTGACTGCAGACTTGCTTCCCAAATGAGCTGCCTGTGTCAAAGTGACATCTATGAATGGCGTCTTGTCAGCCAGTTAGTCAGTCGGTGGCACGTTGATCATTTGAGAGGGGCACCATCTGTCACAGACCCTTCACAACAaacaaataacaacaaaaacTCACAGCTCCCAAACTTGAGTGGGCATGCGTGTCCGTCCATTGGGAAGTTCATCAGGCGCATGGGACACTCGGCATTTATAGTTAATCTGTCAGAATGGAGAACAGTTGTGagaagtgtgttttttttattcatatttgaTGCATTGTTCCTGCGGAAGCCATGAGTGCAGTTTTAAATGAGGATCGTCACAGTTGGAGAATATGTTATTTAATGGCCTCATGCAGTCTCATACGCTTCGGTTATACACTGCAGCTCTTAATCTATtataactattctgattgtgatTTAGTTCCTGGTTTCTGAAAATATTAGCAACCCCAAAAATGAAGACCATTTGGGGAGAAGCGGTATCTTGGGAGAAAGCTGAGAGTGGGTGAAACTGGTGACGGTGAATTGATTAATTAATGCTTTGTATCCAAACAAGTGGCAACCccagaaatcaggagaaattgtATCACAGACGAAAGCCAGGAGTTAATACAAATAGTTGTGTAGTAGTGGGTAACGCACACTTTTAATCCCAACAAGTGCCAACTACCAACATCTGAGGAAATATTGAGGAAATGGGACATTGGTAGTCCACCAGCAGTTGGTGAGGGTAAAACAAGCGTTGAATCAGTTAAAGGGCCCcactaatgctgacaacattagaCCTCAAAATGATGTCTCCTTGTAAAATAGACACAGTAgggattttaggcttgttttctaacgggtttctagcacattttggaacgcccacttttagctccaaaatgtgggcaggCTTGCATCAGCCTTCTGATGTCATCTACAGAAGACTTTAGGCAATTTCATATTGTATAGTTTgttttttggtagcatcttcatgcCAAATCACACTAATATTGTCAAGGATTtgaaatatgtctgccagatgcattgtaaCAGATTGTAGCAATAAAACTAAAGAACATTTGTAAATGATGAGAATATGAGGAAAGTCTGGACCTCTCCAATCAAATTGACAAGATGGAACAGACCAAGCGAGTAttttattttgcgtcctcttctactgatgattTATTCaagatgtttattttgtgttcataatgttaaccatatcagttttaaaATAATAATGGACCATgggtgacaaaaacatgcaattaagtgatcaaaataatattgTTTTAGGAGTTTATCTACACTGTCTAtgtggggaaatgggctccagttctgtagatgacgtcacaccaatagGAGGCAGCATATTGGGTCTGGTTATGAAAAGGGGGGGTTTGGGGggccaagtacagttagttatctatCAATTACTCAAAATCTAATTGATATTATAGGAAATGACTGACAGAAAAATATGCATATCAAAAACGTGTTAGTAAAATTTTGGTCATCTGGACGCTACAGGTCCTTTAATACATGCTTTAAGGCTTTAAATCCAAACAAGTGGAAAATCAGGAGAAATGCAGTCCCACGAAAACGCTGGGAGCTGTTGAAAATCGCAGTCATGAAGTGAATCCAACCAAGTGACAGCCCCAAACATCGGGGGAAACATGATGCCAGGAAAACGCCAGTGTTTGTGGACATCTTAATGCTGAATTACTACAAAATTTGAATCCAAAAATGAGGCCGCCTCTAAACTTGGGAGAATTTTGGGTTATATGTTATCCTTGGAGCGGGTGAAAATAGTAGCAGTCAATCAGTTAATATATCCTTTAAATCCAAACAAGCGGCAACCCCAAAAATCCAGAGAAGAGAGAAATGTCATCCTAAGTATGgctaaatcctttatttattgattcTCATACTGTATGTTAGCTTCTGTGTTGAAGTCTTTACTCGGCTGGCATTGTCGACCATTGTTTTCCTGTTTAACTGTAAATCCTGCagtagatttagacttagacttagatttgcaGATATGTGCATCACAGAGCCACAGTCAATAATTCTGCAGTCACATAATTGGGGGAATATAATCTGGATTTTGAAACATCCATCTTTGTTTAAATGCACTTTTTGATAGCTCCCATTCCAAAGCAGATGCCGTTTGCAGTTTGTTATTGGTTTATGAAGAAGATTAAGATGTTCCAATTATTTTCCAGAAATATGTGCTTGTGCCCTGCCGTCTCTCTGGGGAAACTTTATCATCCAGCATATCTGTTTTTTGGAACAAAGCAGTTTGTTTGAATCGGCTTCCAAAGGTGTCTTTCCTCACAATCAGATGGCACATATCTTATTTTGGAATGGCTTTACGCATGTCTGTGCATCCTCTTTggacgctttttttttttgtttgattagctTTCCAAGGCTCTAACCGACACTCTATTCTGGTCTTGGCTGTGTTACCTCATGGTGTAGAGGATGGTTCCGTTCTGCATGATGCGAAACAGCTTGTTGGGGGTGGTCATGTTGTGAGAGATCGACCTCTTGCCGTTGCGGAAAAATGTGTCCGGCGTCCAGATCTTGCTGACCATGAGGTTGTTGAGCCGCAGGATTTCTATGGGGCCTTCGAATTTCAAGCGTTCGTCAATCCATGTTTGGCGGAAGAACACGTCCATGGTGTATTCCTGGAATAAAATTGATATACTATTTATTTACTACTACCTCTATGATGCTGCTAACCTGCAGAGACGGGCATGTGAAGTACCTGCTGAGTAGTGTGTTGGCAGCCTGTGACATTTATTCATCTTCATTTTTACACTGTACTATTCTTCCATAGTCAACAATGCTTTACGAACCTCTGTCCACAAAACATtacgcatatacacacaaacattatttattatttatgtataagTATAAACTATATCGGTAGTTTAATTTTAATGTTAAGTTTAATTTTGTATTATGTGTAAAAGTGTAATATGTGCAGTGTTTATTGTAGTGAGGGGAGGACTGATCCTATTTTTGTCACCAAAGTTTAttcttttccccccaaaatactaCTACTAgcattactttatttgttgcactTATTATAAGTTATAAGCATGAACAATCTGTACAAAAGCTGcatttcaataaaataaaataacatgtattgaattacattttttattgtattaaaatatattaatatttattactgTAATATTAGAAAATATCACAAACatgaatatataatatatatatataattaggatTTTGGGGAGTAATAATTGTATTGTTTATTGTAGGAAGGGTTTGACTAATCCCACTTCTGTCACCAAAATTGGTTGTTTTCCCCCACAGAAGAACTACCGTACATATGCTAtagacagtcgtggtcaaaagttggtgcagttcagctaaatgtgttggttttctgacatggacttgtttcttcagcattgtccacacgtttaagtcaggactttgggaaggccattctaaaaccttaatttagcctgatttagccattcctttaccacttttgatatgtgtttggggtcattgtcctgttggaacacccaactgcgcccaagacccaacctccgggctgatgattttaggttgtcctaaagaatttggaggtaatcctcctttttcattgtcccatttactctctgtaaagcaccagttccattggcagcaaaacaggcccagagcataatactaccaccaccatgcttgacggtaggaaaggcctcaccttttctcctccaaacatattgctgggtattgtggccaaaaagctaattttttgtttcatctgaccacagaactttccctatctttgtccatgtgatgtctgaTGCTAGAAttgaggttttagaatggccttcctgaagtcctgacttaaacatgtggacaatgctgaagaaacaagtccatgtcagaaaaccaacatatttagctgaactgcaccaattttgtcaagaggagtggtcaaacattcaaccagaagcttgcaagaagcttgtggatggctaccaaaagtgccttattgcagtgaatcttgccaagggacatgtaaccaaatattaacattgctgtacagtatgtatacttttgacccagcagatttggtcacattttcagtagacccataataaactaattaaagaaccaaacttcatgaatgttttttgtgaccaacaagtatgtgctccaatcactctatcacaaaataataagagttgtagaaattattggaaactcaagacagccatgacattatgttctttacaagtgtatgtaaacttttgattgcgactgtatatgtgtatatatatatatatatatatatatatatatatatatatatatatatatatatatatatatatatatatatatatatatatatatatatatatatatatatatatatatgtatatgtgtgtatgtgtatatatatttatatatatatgtatatgtgtatatgtgtatatatatatatatatatatatatatatgtatacatatgtgtatatatatatatatatatatatatatatatatatatatatatatatatgcatatatactgtatatatatatatatacatatatatatatatatatatgtgggtatatattatatatatatatatatatatatatatatatatatatatatatatatatatatatatatatatatatatatatatatatatatataatttacaacaacaacaaaaatatatatatacatatatattatttattaatattttaattacAATTTATTGGAAGAAAATATCACAATAATGTAAAGTTCTtgtaatataaatgtatttaggattttttttttccaagtaatAATCGTATTGTTTATTGTAGGATGGATTTAGCTGATCTCACTTGTGTCACCAAAATTGGTTGTTTTCGCCCACAAAAAAACGACATGCTTGGACTAACTCTCCTGAATAAGACTACTAAAAAACCTACTAATACTACTATTTTATGCGATGTAGTCATACAATATAATAAGATAGTTGCTACTGTAAAAGCTGTATTAAcattatatttgttttaaatagtAACATGTAtggtattgtatgtatatatactgtgtatatatatatatatatatatatagatatatatatatatatatatatatatatatatatatatatatatatatatatatatatatatatacatatattgtttaataatattttaattacAATTTATTGGAAGAAAATATCACAATAATGTCATGTTCTtgtaatataaatgtattttggattttttttccaagtaaTTATTGTATTGTTTATTGTAGGATGGGTTTGGCTGATCCCACTTCTGTCACCAAATTTGATTCCTTGCCCCCCAAAAAACCCTAAATACCTTATTAGTTGCGAGAATATACTATAATATGATACTTAATCAAATACGCTGCCTTTTTGGAATTACACTGCATCATACATATCTGTTTCTGATATGTTGGCACCTTAAACTTCCTCAAAACCCAAATGCACTTAATCATATTGCGATGTCTCCGTCAGTAAATAAAGTGTACGCCATTACTGTAAGCTTCCAGCTAGTCAGCCTTAAATAAGAGTCAATCCTGGACGCTTTGAGGTCAAACAGGCAGCCTCGTTGCCCCATGCCTTTCTGAATAGATCCGCCACCATCACACTTTGAGTCCAAGCAGGCATTAGAAAGCACATGAAAAGCCTAAAGCCTTGAAGAGCATCACGTTCAACAGACGTATAGCACTCGTTCACTGGCCTATCCCATGTCAGGGGCAGCCATAATGCAGCCTATCCCGTCCCCAACATCAGCCACATCTCTCCTTCTCCAACGACAGGGGCATGGAGGGGGGGGATTGTCAGCCAGATTAAACTCCGACTAAGCTGCACTAATGACATCGtgcccaaatgctgtaataatgaAGGCTGGGAGAGCCAGGACTTGAGTTaccagggaaaaaaaagaaatggtGCACATTTGCTCTTATGTCTACGCACaatgacacacacagacacacagcatGTGCATGACAAGCAGCAAATTAACCTTGGTGGGTGCTTGTTTACATACCATCTCAACATCTGAAACAGGTCCAAAGCTGGTGACAAAGATGTCCGTTTTGACTTCTGTGACTGGACCTACAGCACGGGATAAGTTGGATTGTCATTTTAATGTTGCATAAAAACCCTCTCTTttttattaattgaaaaaaaaaaaatgcatttaaatatataaataacatataattaaataatgtatacataaacaaaatatgtatttgtattgactatgttttcattaataaaaaaaataccaataattttaaatataaataccaaaaataaaaaaatacgaataataaaacatgtattttgttatttttgtttggaGCACAAACATGTCAATAGAAATTAAtcatatgtaaaaataaatttaaaaagttaaaataacattttatttatttttctattatttaacaggacatataaaaaaataagtgttttttttttaagagacaAAAACcttaataaaacataaaatgtaaaaaaaaattaaacattaaaagacaaataaataatataatttatttttatattatctgACATGACCTATGGAGCAaacacagacacttcaataaaaaatgataatataatgtaaaaatatattagaAAATTGCAaataatatagtttttttttttttttttacattctgtgACTTAGGAGTGGGTCATGTGCTCGGCTAACTCCCTTCATTCATGAATAtgccaaaaaaaatatatgtataggtACTTAAAAGTTTACAATGTTGACATGAacctttaaaataaatacatttaatgaatGTAATACACATTTGAAAACATAGACACATTAAATAATAATCCTATTTATACACAAATACCTGTAAAATATTGTTAAAACATtaaggataaataaataaaatacaaaatgttcAACTCAAACATGTATTTTATACGTCAATAAAGTGTTTTTGCACTATATTAGTACTTACATTAACTTCATTGTATAGAGCACAGCAGTAGCACTGCTACTGTACATTGTGTGCACTTTCAGACTCCACTCTTTAACACTAATACGAATATTTTCCGAGAATCTTTGTATGCATATGCAACTGTGTATACAAAGCGTATATGTGATTAAAACATACCTCCAAATCCAGGTCGCAGCCTGTTGTCATAGCCGTCCAGTAATCTGTCCAATATACGCGTGATGTTGTCCAAATAGATGCTGCTCTCACTGTGCTGACTCCCCCAAACACTGCACACACTGGAACTAAAGCACATGGGCGCAAAAATATTACTAATCATAACGTagttgatgaaaaaaaaacaaaaaaacaaataaggtcgtgtgtaaaaaaagaaaaaaagaaaaaaaaaagtccaaagcaGAGTTTGCGACTCACCAAGACAGAAAGAAGCACGCAAAAAGGAAAGCCATGCCTTGCAGGAATTCAAATGAAAGAAGTAGAAATCctaagcaaaaacaaaaatgccATCATCGCATGTGGACAtgttttctccttcttcttcttctttttcttcttcttcttcttcttcttcttcttcttcttcttcttcttcttcttcttgagaTAAAGCGAGCTACAGCATGGCGCGTCAATCCAGTCCAGCACGATTTGACTTCCTCTCCAGCGCGCCAGACTCAGCCTCAACCGctcagttagaaaaaaaaaaaaagaaaaaaagaggagtTTTAAGAGTGGAGTGCGTTGGATGGACACGCGAGAAGGGGAGGGGAATTTAATTTTGCAAGgggaatgaaaaaataaaataaaataaaaaaatacccttGATAAACATAGACtggacataacattaggtacatggGAATGTTATTGCGTCATGCTGGTAGAGCTTGCTGCTGTAACATTGCTGGGAGAGGCTCCAGCTTAagtgaatggaaaaaaaaaaaagtcccaagtATCAACATGGACACttcttaggtacacctgcaatggCATGTTGTGTCAACTCCTACAGTATATGGGAGAGATGCAAAGAAACAATATAATATTGTGGTGGGTGAATGTGAATGTATTTAAAGAAAAATCAGATGAATCACATTTTTGAATTGGATTACTCCTGATTAATCACAGTCAATTAACTGTgaacataatttaaattaacctaACAAAGAGATCACttatgtgattaatctgcaactgAACATGCATAGTGTGAtgcttttttgtgattaattactgtatttttcacaGCCGTAATCGAAAATGTAAATTTTTGACGCAGTTCGTCAGTGACTCTAAAATGTACATGAAACAAACCCATGCTTGCCAAATAACTaaatggacacttcattaggtacacttgcaatgGTATTTTGTGTCAacttctacagcagtgtttttcaaccactgtgccgcggcacactagtgtgccgtgagatactgtctggtgtgccgtgggagattatctaatttcacatatttgggttaacaacattttttgcaaaccagtatttatagtgtgcaaattatgtgttgttgctgagtgtcggtgctgtctagagctcggcagagtaaccgtaatactcttccatatcagctaattgctttgtaaatgcaggtaaaaaggtgtcttatgcttaagccaaaaataaacaaaaggtgagtgcccttaagaaaaggcattgaagtttagggaaggctatgcagaacgaaagtaaaactgaactggctaaaaagtaaacaaaaacagaatgctggacgacagcaaagacttactgcggagcaaagacggcgtccacaatgtacatccgaacatgacatgacaatcaacaatgtccccacaaggaaggataaaaacaactgaaatattcttgattgctaaaacaaagtagatgcgggaaatataagacatgaaactgctacagtaaaataccaacaaaagagaaaaagccaccaaaataggagcgcaagacaactaaaacactacacacaggaaaacagcaaacaactccaattaagtcagggtgtgatgtgacaggtggtgacagtacacctacattgagacaagagctatagtgatgcatgcttggttatggtttaaagtcatatccaacaatttggacaatgacttttaactgtcaactgagtttatgttttctgctggtggtgggccTCCGGATTTATTCAACGCAaataatgtgccttggctcaaaaaaggttgaaaaacactgtcctacagTATATGGGAGAGATGCAAAGAAACAATAATATTGTGGTGGGTGAATGTGAACGTCCAGTCAAaagattgttttttaaaaaaaaatctgaataatcCCATTTTTGAATTGGATTACTCCTGATTAATCGCAGTCAATGAACTGTGAACATACTTTAAATCAACC carries:
- the gabra6b gene encoding gamma-aminobutyric acid receptor subunit alpha-6, with product MAFLFACFFLSCSSVCSVWGSQHSESSIYLDNITRILDRLLDGYDNRLRPGFGGPVTEVKTDIFVTSFGPVSDVEMEYTMDVFFRQTWIDERLKFEGPIEILRLNNLMVSKIWTPDTFFRNGKRSISHNMTTPNKLFRIMQNGTILYTMRLTINAECPMRLMNFPMDGHACPLKFGSYAYPVSEIMYTWKKGPLSSVEVPQESSSLLQYDLIGQRVSSERLKSNTGEYVIMTVHFHLQRKMGFFLIQTYIPCIMTVILAQVSFWINKESVPARTVFGITTVLTMTTLSISARHSLPKVSYATAMDWFIAVCFAFVFSALIEFAAVNYFSTLQANRELRKAAAMKAAAQEAAAAAATPAAAAGNDGEVSLADASNVLKKRMNSAPLFDRPAKTFPNPPVNAQAFLQQGSAMPANNVLTGTSIIDKYSRILFPLSFGAFNLVYWIVYLTKDTMEMSRDSV